Proteins from a single region of Nocardioides anomalus:
- a CDS encoding NAD-dependent deacylase: MTSPRVVVLTGAGISAESGVPTFRDADGLWEGHRVEDVATPEAYELQPSAVHAFYDARRAALARVAPNPAHHALAALEAAYGDDLLVVTQNIDDLHERAGATRVLHMHGELRSALCRGCGGRYAWDGDLGDRPPCPGCGATELRPDVVWFGEVPYEMDRIFAALERADLFVSIGTSGAVYPAAGFVQAASAYGARTLELNLVPSDGSHFFDETRHGPAGRLVPAWVAELLG; encoded by the coding sequence GTGACCTCGCCCCGGGTCGTTGTGCTCACCGGCGCCGGCATCTCGGCCGAGAGCGGCGTGCCCACCTTCCGCGACGCCGACGGTCTCTGGGAGGGCCACCGGGTCGAGGACGTCGCCACGCCCGAGGCCTACGAGCTCCAGCCCTCCGCCGTCCACGCCTTCTACGACGCCCGCCGCGCCGCCCTGGCCCGAGTGGCGCCGAACCCCGCCCACCACGCGCTGGCCGCGCTCGAGGCGGCGTACGGCGACGACCTGCTCGTCGTCACCCAGAACATCGACGACCTGCACGAGCGCGCGGGCGCGACCCGCGTCCTGCACATGCACGGCGAGCTGCGCTCCGCGCTGTGCCGGGGCTGCGGCGGCCGGTACGCCTGGGACGGCGACCTCGGTGACCGCCCGCCCTGTCCCGGCTGCGGCGCCACCGAGCTCCGGCCGGACGTGGTCTGGTTCGGCGAGGTGCCGTACGAGATGGACCGGATCTTCGCCGCCCTGGAGCGCGCCGACCTGTTCGTCTCCATCGGCACCTCCGGGGCCGTCTACCCCGCGGCGGGCTTCGTCCAGGCCGCCTCGGCGTACGGCGCGCGCACGCTCGAGCTCAACCTGGTGCCCAGCGACGGCAGCCACTTCTTCGACGAGACCCGGCACGGGCCGGCCGGCCGACTCGTGCCGGCCTGGGTGGCCGAGCTGCTGGGCTGA
- a CDS encoding methyltransferase domain-containing protein: protein MLALDAMVDQALFVCPRCASPVRPEDGAWHCAGASCRYAQEAFPVVGGVPALVDFEHSVLDADRLRAVAGASEVQRSGLAGLLRRLVHPANTTAPTQVARLVSLLKAGGGRPRVLVVGGGTVGDGLEDLYADPGVDLISFDVYASPVTQFIGDGHAIPLADASVDGVVVQAVLEHVLEPTVVAAEIERVLRVGGIVYADTPFLQQVHEGAYDFTRFTDSGHRFLFRRFERIDSGAVAGAGTALRWSVDHWVRALTRSVPLGRIVALAFFWLSWTDRFLDRRHSVDAASSVFFLGRRTEHPIGGAEIIDYYQGGQ from the coding sequence GTGCTCGCCCTCGACGCGATGGTCGACCAGGCCCTGTTCGTCTGTCCCCGGTGCGCCAGCCCGGTGCGGCCCGAGGACGGGGCGTGGCACTGTGCGGGTGCGTCCTGCCGCTACGCGCAGGAGGCGTTCCCGGTGGTCGGTGGCGTCCCGGCCCTGGTCGACTTCGAGCACAGCGTCCTCGACGCCGACCGCCTGCGGGCGGTGGCCGGGGCCAGCGAGGTGCAGCGTTCCGGGCTGGCCGGGCTGCTGCGGCGCCTGGTCCACCCGGCCAACACCACCGCGCCCACCCAGGTCGCGCGGCTGGTCTCGCTCCTGAAGGCCGGAGGAGGACGCCCGCGGGTCCTCGTCGTGGGCGGCGGCACCGTCGGCGACGGCCTCGAGGACCTGTACGCCGACCCGGGGGTCGACCTCATCTCCTTCGACGTCTACGCCAGCCCGGTCACCCAGTTCATCGGCGACGGTCACGCGATCCCGCTCGCCGACGCCAGCGTCGACGGCGTCGTCGTGCAGGCCGTGCTCGAGCACGTGCTGGAGCCGACCGTCGTCGCCGCGGAGATCGAGCGGGTGCTGCGCGTGGGCGGGATCGTCTACGCGGACACGCCGTTCCTGCAGCAGGTCCACGAGGGCGCCTACGACTTCACCCGGTTCACCGACAGCGGGCACCGGTTCCTGTTCCGCCGCTTCGAGCGCATCGACTCCGGTGCCGTCGCGGGGGCGGGCACCGCGCTGCGCTGGTCCGTCGACCACTGGGTCCGCGCGCTGACCCGCTCGGTCCCGCTCGGCCGCATCGTGGCCCTGGCCTTCTTCTGGCTCAGCTGGACCGACCGGTTCCTGGACCGGCGGCACTCCGTGGACGCGGCCAGCAGCGTCTTCTTCCTCGGTCGCCGCACCGAGCACCCCATCGGCGGCGCTGAGATCATCGACTACTACCAGGGCGGTCAGTGA
- a CDS encoding class I SAM-dependent methyltransferase, with translation MTRWQQIARTSVGPDYARRYAERFRRLAERGDDVHGEATFVAGLVEPPARVLDAGCGTGRVAIRLAELGYDVVGVDVDASMLLEARDQAPELDWRVGDLAALDTGQLFDVVLVAGNTIPLLEPGTLGSAATHLAAQLDEGGLLVCGFGLDEAHLPGGCPVTTLAEVDAAFAAAGLAPVTRYASWDRAPYDGGGYVVTVDDRSATTRDTRA, from the coding sequence GTGACCCGTTGGCAGCAGATCGCGCGCACGTCGGTGGGCCCGGACTACGCGCGGCGCTACGCCGAGCGGTTCCGGCGGCTGGCCGAGCGCGGCGACGACGTGCACGGCGAGGCGACGTTCGTGGCCGGGCTGGTCGAGCCGCCGGCGCGCGTGCTCGACGCCGGGTGCGGGACCGGGCGGGTGGCGATCCGGCTGGCCGAGCTCGGCTACGACGTGGTCGGCGTCGACGTGGACGCCTCGATGCTCCTCGAGGCGCGCGACCAGGCCCCGGAGCTGGACTGGCGGGTGGGGGACCTGGCCGCGCTCGACACGGGCCAGCTCTTCGACGTCGTCCTGGTCGCCGGCAACACCATCCCGCTGCTCGAGCCGGGCACGCTCGGGTCCGCCGCCACCCACCTGGCCGCCCAGCTCGACGAGGGCGGGCTGCTGGTCTGCGGGTTCGGGCTCGACGAGGCGCACCTGCCCGGTGGCTGCCCGGTCACGACGCTGGCCGAGGTCGACGCCGCCTTCGCCGCGGCCGGGCTCGCGCCGGTGACGCGGTACGCCTCGTGGGACCGCGCGCCGTACGACGGGGGCGGCTACGTCGTCACCGTCGACGACCGCAGCGCCACCACCCGCGACACCCGCGCCTAG
- the phoA gene encoding alkaline phosphatase codes for MPHTLVSRRSSRLLVGTAALAVVAAASGAAYADLKDTGGANRHNGDQTAEVAAQIKYGKAKNVILFIGDGMGDSEITVARNYLVGANGTLAGIDSLPLTGQYTTYALHKGDDPLTPTDDTNKPDYVPDSAATGTGWATGTKTYNGAIGVGMDGTTPKQSLIEWAKSAGKKTGDITTAEVQDATPAVQLAHVADRGCYTPLGQTVTVDGKAQKKDTTKCPGQKSISEQILDTRADVVMGGGRGWFDAQAANGKSVYQNAIDAGFNVPQTKTALQGVTTADQTHPVLGLFASGNMQTRYKATPATATGYKQPSAKCVTNDVAPDPAAPQTFPGNQPTLAEMTTKSLQLLDNPNGFFLQVEGASIDKQDHAANACGQVGETQDLDEAVQVGMNFAKTHGDTLVIVTADHAHTSQIINAADITDGTSSVPLAATFNLLTADGTTETVAYGTAQIGGSQQHTGTQLRVAGFGPGAANVVGLSDQTDLFNTIKGALSGVGLDPAPTGPVVQPTPPNKACAAALALLDKLQDKLKKAKKKHQSNKIARLKGEISGVKYLSKLC; via the coding sequence ATGCCCCACACCCTCGTCAGCCGGCGCAGCTCGCGCCTGCTCGTCGGCACGGCCGCCCTCGCGGTCGTGGCGGCCGCCTCCGGCGCGGCGTACGCCGACCTGAAGGACACCGGCGGCGCCAACCGCCACAACGGCGACCAGACCGCGGAGGTCGCCGCCCAGATCAAGTACGGCAAGGCCAAGAACGTCATCCTCTTCATCGGTGACGGCATGGGCGACTCCGAGATCACCGTCGCGCGCAACTACCTCGTCGGCGCCAACGGCACGCTCGCGGGCATCGACAGCCTCCCGCTGACCGGTCAGTACACGACGTACGCGCTGCACAAGGGCGACGACCCGCTGACCCCGACCGACGACACCAACAAGCCCGACTACGTGCCGGACTCCGCGGCGACCGGCACCGGGTGGGCGACGGGCACCAAGACCTACAACGGCGCCATCGGTGTGGGCATGGACGGCACCACCCCCAAGCAGAGCCTCATCGAGTGGGCCAAGTCCGCGGGCAAGAAGACCGGTGACATCACCACCGCCGAGGTGCAGGACGCCACCCCGGCCGTGCAGCTCGCGCACGTCGCCGACCGCGGCTGCTACACCCCGCTCGGCCAGACGGTCACCGTCGACGGCAAGGCCCAGAAGAAGGACACGACCAAGTGCCCGGGCCAGAAGTCGATCTCGGAGCAGATCCTCGACACCCGTGCCGACGTGGTCATGGGCGGCGGGCGCGGCTGGTTCGACGCACAGGCCGCGAACGGCAAGTCGGTCTACCAGAACGCGATCGACGCGGGCTTCAACGTCCCGCAGACGAAGACCGCGCTGCAGGGCGTCACGACCGCCGACCAGACCCACCCGGTCCTCGGTCTGTTCGCCTCGGGCAACATGCAGACGCGCTACAAGGCCACCCCGGCCACGGCCACGGGCTACAAGCAGCCGTCGGCGAAGTGCGTGACCAACGACGTCGCGCCCGACCCGGCCGCCCCGCAGACCTTCCCGGGCAACCAGCCGACGCTGGCCGAGATGACCACGAAGTCCCTGCAGCTGCTGGACAACCCGAACGGCTTCTTCCTCCAGGTCGAGGGCGCGTCGATCGACAAGCAGGACCACGCCGCCAACGCGTGCGGCCAGGTCGGTGAGACCCAGGACCTCGACGAGGCCGTCCAGGTCGGCATGAACTTCGCCAAGACCCACGGCGACACCCTGGTCATCGTCACCGCGGACCACGCCCACACCAGCCAGATCATCAACGCGGCTGACATCACCGACGGCACCAGCAGCGTCCCGCTCGCGGCGACGTTCAACCTGCTGACCGCGGACGGCACCACGGAGACCGTGGCCTACGGCACCGCCCAGATCGGCGGCTCGCAGCAGCACACCGGCACCCAGCTCCGCGTCGCGGGCTTCGGCCCGGGTGCGGCCAACGTGGTCGGCCTGTCCGACCAGACCGACCTGTTCAACACCATCAAGGGTGCGCTGAGCGGCGTCGGGCTCGACCCGGCCCCGACCGGCCCGGTCGTGCAGCCCACGCCGCCGAACAAGGCCTGCGCCGCGGCGCTGGCCCTGCTCGACAAGCTGCAAGACAAGCTGAAGAAGGCCAAGAAGAAGCACCAGAGCAACAAGATCGCCCGGCTCAAGGGCGAGATCTCCGGTGTGAAGTACCTCAGCAAGCTCTGCTGA
- a CDS encoding 1,4-dihydroxy-2-naphthoyl-CoA synthase — protein sequence MSAIDAVSQTFDPDAWDVVRGFEDLTDLTYHRARAHGTVRIAFDRPDVLNAFRPHTVDELLRVLEHARTTSDVGCVLLTGNGPSEKNGKWAFCSGGDQRIRGKAGYQYAEGETADTVDKARLGRLHILECQRLIRFMPKVVVCVVPGWTAGGGHSLHVVCDLTIASREEARFKQTDADVGSFDGGFGSAYLARQVGQKFAREIFFLGQEYSAEDGVRMGTVNRAVPHAELEATALEWGRLINGKSPTAQRMLKYSFNLIDDGLVGQQLFAGETTRLAYMTDEAQEGRDQFLEKREPDWSPYPWYY from the coding sequence GTGAGCGCGATCGACGCAGTGTCGCAGACCTTCGACCCCGATGCCTGGGACGTCGTCCGCGGCTTCGAGGACCTGACCGACCTGACCTACCACCGGGCCAGGGCGCACGGCACGGTCCGCATCGCCTTCGACCGGCCCGACGTGCTCAACGCGTTCCGCCCGCACACCGTCGACGAGCTGCTGCGCGTCCTCGAGCACGCCCGCACCACCAGCGACGTCGGCTGCGTCCTGCTCACCGGCAACGGCCCCAGCGAGAAGAACGGCAAGTGGGCCTTCTGCTCCGGCGGCGACCAGCGGATCCGCGGCAAGGCGGGCTACCAGTACGCCGAGGGCGAGACCGCCGACACCGTGGACAAGGCGCGCCTGGGCCGCCTGCACATCCTCGAGTGCCAGCGGCTGATCCGCTTCATGCCCAAGGTCGTCGTCTGCGTCGTCCCCGGCTGGACCGCCGGCGGCGGCCACTCCCTCCACGTCGTCTGCGACCTCACCATCGCCTCGCGCGAGGAGGCGCGCTTCAAGCAGACCGACGCCGACGTCGGCTCCTTCGACGGCGGCTTCGGCTCGGCGTACCTCGCGCGGCAGGTGGGCCAGAAGTTCGCCCGCGAGATCTTCTTCCTCGGCCAGGAGTACTCCGCCGAGGACGGCGTGCGCATGGGCACCGTCAACCGCGCCGTCCCGCACGCCGAGCTCGAGGCCACCGCCCTGGAGTGGGGCCGGCTCATCAACGGCAAGAGCCCCACCGCCCAGCGGATGCTCAAGTACTCCTTCAACCTCATCGACGACGGCCTGGTCGGCCAGCAGCTCTTCGCCGGCGAGACCACCCGGCTGGCGTACATGACCGATGAGGCCCAGGAGGGCCGCGACCAGTTCCTGGAGAAGCGCGAGCCGGACTGGTCGCCGTACCCCTGGTACTACTGA
- a CDS encoding nitroreductase family deazaflavin-dependent oxidoreductase, with protein MTLEGEYEPSPEQWVRDQVEEFEASDGQRANTLKDHPEWPIVVITSRGAKSGKLRKNPVMRVEHDGVYAAVASKGGAPEHPTWYHNFVAHPEVDLQDGADKRTYSVRVAEGDERAEWWERSVAAYSPYAEYQQNTDREIPVFLLEPIS; from the coding sequence GTGACCCTTGAAGGCGAGTACGAGCCCAGCCCCGAGCAGTGGGTGCGCGACCAGGTCGAGGAGTTCGAGGCCTCCGACGGCCAGCGCGCCAACACCCTGAAGGACCACCCCGAGTGGCCGATCGTCGTCATCACCTCGCGCGGCGCCAAGTCCGGCAAGCTGCGCAAGAACCCGGTCATGCGGGTCGAGCACGACGGCGTGTACGCCGCGGTCGCGTCCAAGGGCGGTGCGCCGGAGCACCCGACCTGGTACCACAACTTCGTGGCCCACCCCGAGGTCGACCTCCAGGACGGCGCGGACAAGAGGACCTACTCGGTCCGGGTGGCCGAGGGCGACGAGCGCGCCGAGTGGTGGGAGCGCTCGGTGGCGGCGTACTCGCCGTACGCGGAGTACCAGCAGAACACCGACCGCGAGATCCCGGTGTTCCTGCTCGAGCCGATCAGCTAG